CCGGCCGCTCCGGCCGCCGCCGCGCCCGTTGCACAGGCTCCCGCCGCTACTGCTTCCGCCGAGTCCGCTGCTGGCCTGCTGGCCATGGCACAGCAGATGCACGACCGCCACGTCGCCGACGGCCAGGCCCAGAAGGACAAGATCATCGCCGAGGCGCAGATCGAAGCCAGCAGCCTCGTCAACGATGCCCAGGAAAAGTCCCGCAAGATCCTCGGCGCCCTGGAGCAGCAGCGCTCCGTCCTGGAACGCAAGGTAGAGCAGCTCCGCGGCTTCGAACGCGACTACCGCTCACGCCTGAAGGCCTACATCGAGGGCCAGCTCCGCGACCTGGATGCCCGCGGCTCCGTCGCGACGCCGGAAGTCAGCGAAGC
This region of Arthrobacter sp. DNA4 genomic DNA includes:
- a CDS encoding DivIVA domain-containing protein: MALTPEDVVNKRFQPTKFREGYDQDEVDDFLDEIVVELRRLNQENDELRKKLAEAGSSVPASSAAAPVVEKVPAPVKADKDEAREKAEADAKAAEASKKKDVQPAAPAAAAPVAQAPAATASAESAAGLLAMAQQMHDRHVADGQAQKDKIIAEAQIEASSLVNDAQEKSRKILGALEQQRSVLERKVEQLRGFERDYRSRLKAYIEGQLRDLDARGSVATPEVSEAN